Proteins found in one Bremerella volcania genomic segment:
- a CDS encoding peptidase associated/transthyretin-like domain-containing protein produces the protein MRNHIDRSLTAFTFSVLLVTIGCTGGSSEHGHVTGTVTINGSPVQEAVVTFAPVEGGRSAVAVTQADGTYELNYTPGVKGAKLGKNSVRITTYIAPELDDDKRVVNPGKPERLPPKYSRGEEVTVEVMSGENTFDFAVEADKDKYPPPPQ, from the coding sequence ATGAGGAACCATATCGACCGCAGCCTCACGGCGTTCACGTTTTCCGTTTTGTTGGTGACCATCGGTTGTACCGGCGGCAGTAGCGAACATGGTCATGTGACCGGAACTGTGACCATCAACGGGAGTCCCGTCCAAGAGGCCGTCGTTACGTTCGCTCCCGTGGAAGGGGGACGCTCGGCCGTGGCCGTTACCCAGGCCGACGGAACCTACGAGCTGAATTACACCCCCGGCGTGAAAGGTGCCAAGCTGGGAAAAAATAGCGTTCGGATCACTACCTACATCGCGCCGGAACTGGACGACGACAAACGCGTGGTGAATCCCGGCAAGCCTGAGCGTCTGCCGCCAAAGTACAGCCGCGGGGAAGAAGTAACGGTCGAAGTCATGTCCGGCGAAAACACGTTCGATTTCGCCGTCGAAGCGGACAAGGATAAATATCCCCCGCCGCCTCAGTAA
- a CDS encoding magnesium-dependent phosphatase-1, protein MSVPRLIVFDLDFTLWDCGGVWCDCLSPPFRVRDRRIEDRTGRLVRLYDDVHDILTHCDEQAISIALASRTQQPDWARELLGHLDITHRFAFAEIYPSSKLRHFAALQQASGLAYKEMLFFDDEMRNIDEVGGLGVASIYVRDGMTAELFHASLNEFAER, encoded by the coding sequence GTGTCTGTTCCTCGACTGATTGTGTTTGATCTCGATTTCACCCTCTGGGACTGCGGGGGCGTTTGGTGCGACTGTCTGAGTCCCCCGTTTCGCGTGCGTGATCGGCGGATCGAAGATCGCACCGGGCGGCTCGTTCGGCTTTACGACGACGTGCACGACATCCTGACGCACTGCGACGAGCAGGCCATCTCGATCGCGTTGGCTTCCCGAACTCAGCAGCCTGACTGGGCGCGTGAGCTGCTGGGTCATCTCGACATTACCCATCGTTTCGCCTTCGCCGAGATCTACCCGTCTTCCAAGCTGCGGCACTTCGCCGCCCTGCAGCAAGCCAGCGGGCTGGCGTACAAAGAGATGCTCTTCTTCGACGACGAGATGCGAAACATCGACGAGGTAGGCGGCCTGGGCGTTGCCAGTATTTACGTCCGCGACGGCATGACAGCCGAACTGTTTCATGCGAGCTTGAACGAGTTCGCTGAGAGATGA
- a CDS encoding PhoPQ-activated pathogenicity-related family protein codes for MSALRILPIIAALLFVASTLSPVKAQEPSQALAAYVQKPDDSFAWKVRHQEKVGTCDVTELTLTSQTWKDIVWKHRLFVILPAGVPQETDAVLVVAGGSWKDEYSQPPADGKLGLPKEASLLSVYAQQIGCPIAVLLNVPQQPIFDGKKEDAIIALTFDQYLKTGDSDWPLLLPMVKSATKAMDAVQAYASESLGTKIDGFTVTGASKRGWTTWLVSAIDPRVRGLAPMVIDTLNMDAQLKHQQKTYGALSRRIDDYTDLKLPQRMETEEGQNLRRIVDPYHYLPQIKQPKLIFLGTNDAYWTVDSLNLYWDDVEGDKYIVYVPNADHDLANDWIRIFGGLRALRRHVDDQKPLPNLKWDYITAGGDVPLKLSVSPGEKVAVVHLWTAESPTRDFRQAKWTSQVLPRDEYGNATAELTPPAEGYRATFAEVVYAHDKVPFYLSTTIRVLGAED; via the coding sequence GTGTCTGCACTTCGCATCCTGCCGATTATCGCTGCCCTCCTTTTCGTCGCTTCGACTCTTTCCCCGGTCAAAGCCCAAGAGCCTTCCCAGGCCCTGGCCGCCTACGTGCAGAAGCCGGACGATAGCTTTGCCTGGAAGGTCCGCCACCAAGAGAAGGTCGGCACGTGCGACGTCACCGAGCTGACGCTCACCTCGCAGACCTGGAAAGACATCGTTTGGAAACACCGACTGTTTGTCATTCTGCCTGCTGGCGTCCCGCAGGAAACCGACGCGGTGCTCGTTGTGGCTGGCGGATCGTGGAAAGACGAATACTCGCAGCCGCCAGCCGATGGCAAGCTGGGTCTGCCGAAAGAGGCCTCCCTCCTTTCGGTCTATGCCCAGCAGATCGGCTGTCCGATTGCCGTGCTGTTGAACGTGCCGCAGCAGCCCATTTTCGATGGCAAGAAGGAAGACGCCATCATTGCATTGACTTTCGATCAGTACCTGAAGACCGGCGATAGCGATTGGCCGCTCCTGTTGCCGATGGTCAAGAGTGCCACCAAGGCCATGGACGCCGTTCAGGCCTACGCCAGCGAAAGCCTGGGGACGAAGATCGACGGCTTCACCGTCACTGGGGCCTCCAAGCGGGGCTGGACCACCTGGCTCGTTTCCGCGATTGATCCGCGCGTTCGCGGGCTGGCTCCGATGGTGATCGATACGCTCAACATGGATGCGCAGCTCAAGCATCAACAGAAAACGTACGGTGCCCTGTCGCGTCGCATCGACGACTATACCGACCTGAAACTTCCGCAGCGAATGGAAACCGAAGAAGGCCAGAACCTCCGCCGCATCGTCGATCCGTATCATTACCTTCCGCAGATCAAGCAGCCCAAACTGATCTTCCTGGGTACCAACGACGCCTACTGGACCGTCGACTCGCTGAATCTGTACTGGGATGACGTCGAAGGGGACAAGTACATCGTCTACGTCCCCAACGCCGACCACGACCTGGCCAACGACTGGATCCGCATCTTCGGCGGCCTGCGAGCACTGCGGCGGCACGTCGACGATCAGAAGCCGCTGCCCAATCTGAAATGGGACTACATCACCGCCGGTGGCGACGTCCCCTTGAAGCTTTCCGTTTCGCCCGGGGAAAAGGTCGCCGTGGTGCATCTGTGGACGGCCGAGTCCCCCACACGCGATTTCCGCCAGGCCAAGTGGACCAGCCAGGTTCTTCCCCGCGACGAGTACGGCAACGCCACCGCCGAGCTCACTCCGCCTGCCGAAGGCTATCGAGCCACCTTCGCGGAAGTGGTTTACGCTCACGACAAGGTACCGTTCTACCTCAGCACCACGATCCGCGTACTCGGGGCGGAAGATTAA
- a CDS encoding HAD family hydrolase yields the protein MKWLSLFLLAFLPSLAVAQEDPLPSWNEGPAKQSIIDFVTKVTTEGSEDFVPQYDRIAVFDNDGTLWCEAPVPLQVNYVLSELKRRAPNEPELANNEMVQAALNGDFAKLLAGKHHDGLMEILALTHSGMTTDEYDQNVRNWIKTFKDKRFGYNLPGMTYQPMQELLKYLRANGFQTFIVSGGGADFMRVFSHRVYGIPPNQVVGSNALTKFEMVNGKPTLTKTMDQVFVDDKTGKPVGIWQFIGRKPIACFGNSDGDQAMLEYTTIGNKYPSFGLLVHHTDSEREYAYDKKPPSSGTLITALEAAPKYGWTVVSMKDDWKTVFVGDK from the coding sequence ATGAAGTGGCTATCTCTATTTTTGCTTGCGTTTTTGCCGTCACTGGCCGTGGCTCAGGAAGATCCGCTTCCCTCGTGGAACGAGGGACCGGCCAAGCAGTCGATCATCGACTTCGTGACTAAAGTCACCACCGAGGGGAGCGAGGACTTTGTGCCCCAGTATGATCGTATCGCTGTCTTCGATAACGACGGCACGTTGTGGTGCGAAGCGCCGGTTCCGCTGCAAGTGAACTATGTGCTCAGCGAACTCAAGCGGCGTGCCCCCAACGAACCCGAGTTGGCCAATAACGAAATGGTCCAGGCCGCGTTAAACGGTGACTTCGCGAAACTACTCGCTGGCAAGCATCACGACGGACTGATGGAGATCCTCGCGCTGACCCATTCCGGCATGACCACCGACGAGTACGATCAGAACGTCCGCAACTGGATCAAGACCTTCAAGGACAAACGTTTCGGCTACAACTTGCCCGGCATGACCTACCAGCCGATGCAGGAACTTTTAAAGTACCTGCGAGCCAACGGCTTTCAGACGTTCATCGTCTCAGGCGGGGGCGCCGACTTCATGCGTGTCTTTTCGCACCGCGTGTACGGCATTCCTCCGAATCAAGTCGTCGGCTCGAATGCCCTGACCAAGTTTGAAATGGTCAACGGCAAGCCGACGCTAACCAAGACGATGGACCAGGTCTTCGTCGACGACAAAACGGGCAAGCCGGTCGGCATTTGGCAGTTCATTGGCCGCAAACCGATCGCATGCTTTGGCAACTCTGACGGCGACCAGGCGATGCTCGAGTACACCACGATCGGCAACAAATACCCGAGTTTCGGCCTGCTGGTGCATCATACCGATTCCGAGCGTGAATACGCCTACGATAAGAAACCGCCTTCCAGCGGAACGTTGATTACCGCCCTGGAAGCCGCCCCGAAGTACGGCTGGACCGTCGTCAGCATGAAGGACGACTGGAAGACGGTATTCGTCGGGGACAAATAA
- a CDS encoding arylsulfatase encodes MNLHRSLLTSLSLLLLASVTQAADKPNILVIWGDDIGTWNVSYISRGMMGYQTPNIDRIAKEGLYFTDYYGQQSCTAGRAAFMGGTVPVRTGMTKVGLPGAKEGWQKTDCTIATILKSQGYGTGQFGKNHFGDRDEHLPTMHGFDEFFGNLYHLNAEEEPENRDYPGDLVLPSGKTFLETYGPRGVLKCKANPDGTQTIENTGPLTKKRMETIDEETLGAAKDYIQRQVKQDKPFFCWWNATRMHFRTHVKEEHTGISGKSGDEYHDGMVEHDMHVGQLLDLLDELKIAENTIVFYSTDNGPHYNTWPDAGTTPFRSEKNSNWEGAYRVPAFVRWPGKIPAGEVRNGIVAHEDWMPTFAAAAGAPDIKEKLMEGVELNGRKYRNHPDGYNMLDYFTGKAKDSPRKEFIYVNDDGAIVALRLGDWKGVFQENRGMQFGVWMEPFTELRVPAIFNLRRDPFEKAQHNANIYYDWLLDRAYVLVPMQGVAGNFLKSMADYPPSQTPGSFNLEKVQKQIEDAARGR; translated from the coding sequence ATGAACCTGCATCGTTCTCTACTAACGTCGTTATCCTTGCTGCTATTAGCAAGTGTCACCCAAGCGGCCGACAAGCCGAATATTCTCGTTATCTGGGGTGATGACATCGGCACTTGGAATGTCAGCTATATCAGTCGCGGCATGATGGGTTATCAAACGCCCAACATTGATCGGATTGCCAAAGAAGGACTCTACTTCACCGATTACTATGGGCAGCAAAGCTGCACCGCTGGTCGTGCTGCCTTCATGGGTGGAACGGTTCCGGTGCGAACCGGCATGACGAAGGTTGGATTACCAGGTGCCAAAGAAGGCTGGCAGAAGACCGACTGCACCATCGCCACCATCCTGAAGAGCCAAGGGTACGGCACCGGTCAGTTCGGCAAGAATCACTTCGGCGATCGCGACGAGCACTTACCAACCATGCATGGCTTCGATGAGTTCTTCGGTAACTTGTACCACCTCAATGCCGAAGAAGAACCCGAGAACCGCGACTACCCTGGCGACCTTGTCTTGCCCAGCGGCAAAACGTTTCTGGAAACCTACGGTCCACGCGGCGTGCTGAAATGCAAAGCGAATCCGGACGGAACGCAGACGATCGAAAACACCGGGCCACTCACCAAGAAACGGATGGAAACGATTGACGAAGAAACGCTAGGGGCCGCTAAGGACTATATCCAGCGACAAGTCAAGCAAGACAAGCCGTTCTTCTGCTGGTGGAATGCTACCCGCATGCACTTCCGCACGCACGTCAAGGAAGAGCACACCGGTATCTCCGGCAAGAGTGGCGATGAGTATCACGACGGCATGGTCGAACACGACATGCATGTCGGCCAGCTCTTGGATCTTCTGGATGAACTCAAGATCGCCGAGAACACGATCGTCTTTTACTCGACCGACAACGGTCCTCACTACAACACCTGGCCAGACGCCGGTACCACTCCGTTCCGCAGCGAAAAGAACTCGAACTGGGAAGGTGCTTATCGCGTGCCAGCTTTCGTCCGTTGGCCCGGTAAAATCCCCGCTGGCGAAGTCCGCAATGGAATCGTGGCTCACGAAGACTGGATGCCCACGTTTGCCGCCGCCGCTGGGGCACCAGACATCAAAGAGAAGCTGATGGAAGGAGTCGAACTCAACGGCCGCAAGTACCGCAACCATCCCGACGGCTACAACATGCTCGATTACTTCACGGGAAAAGCGAAAGACTCGCCGCGAAAAGAGTTCATCTATGTGAACGATGACGGCGCGATTGTCGCGTTGCGTCTTGGCGACTGGAAAGGTGTCTTCCAGGAGAATCGTGGCATGCAATTCGGCGTCTGGATGGAACCGTTCACCGAACTACGTGTTCCGGCCATCTTCAACCTGCGTCGCGATCCGTTCGAGAAGGCCCAGCACAATGCCAACATCTACTACGACTGGCTGCTGGACCGGGCCTATGTGCTCGTGCCGATGCAAGGGGTCGCCGGCAACTTCCTGAAGTCGATGGCCGACTATCCGCCGAGCCAGACTCCTGGTTCCTTCAACCTGGAAAAAGTCCAGAAGCAAATCGAAGACGCGGCCCGCGGTCGCTAA
- a CDS encoding alkene reductase, giving the protein MSQYDSPLFQAYDLRGLTLSNRIAMAPMTRGRAGKERMANALMAKYYQQRAAAGLLITEATTISPQANGWDQSPGIYTSEMVEAWKQVPQAVHEKGGKIFLQLWHTGRASHSSFHGGESAVAPSAIMIDDGEMQHTPNGKEPREVPRALETEEIPGIVADYAKAAAGAKEAGFDGVEIHSANGYLLDEFLQSKTNHRTDPYGGSIENRYRILDEVVQAISQVWPQERIGVRLSPNGAFNGMGSPDYREQFTYVAQQLNQYRLAYLHVMDGTGFGFHGLGEPMTLTEFRQVFDGPLMGNVAYTRESGEQAIDRGEADLIAYGRPFISNPDLVRRFAEEAPLNPEADMRTWYSPIGAEGYIDFPTLESV; this is encoded by the coding sequence ATGAGCCAATATGATTCGCCACTCTTTCAGGCGTACGACTTACGGGGACTGACGTTAAGCAACCGAATTGCCATGGCTCCGATGACCCGGGGACGCGCCGGCAAAGAGCGGATGGCCAACGCACTCATGGCCAAGTACTACCAACAACGGGCCGCCGCGGGGCTACTCATTACCGAAGCCACAACGATCTCGCCCCAGGCCAACGGCTGGGATCAATCGCCAGGGATCTACACCAGCGAAATGGTCGAAGCTTGGAAACAAGTTCCCCAGGCCGTACATGAAAAAGGTGGCAAGATCTTCTTGCAGCTGTGGCACACCGGCCGAGCATCGCACAGCAGCTTTCATGGCGGCGAGTCGGCCGTTGCCCCGTCGGCGATCATGATCGACGATGGCGAGATGCAGCATACGCCCAACGGTAAAGAGCCTCGCGAAGTTCCCCGCGCTCTGGAAACGGAGGAGATCCCCGGCATCGTCGCGGATTACGCGAAAGCGGCCGCAGGTGCCAAGGAAGCCGGTTTTGACGGGGTCGAAATCCACTCGGCGAATGGCTATCTCTTAGACGAGTTTCTACAGTCGAAGACCAATCACCGCACCGATCCGTATGGCGGAAGCATCGAGAATCGATATCGCATCCTGGACGAAGTGGTGCAAGCGATCAGCCAGGTATGGCCGCAAGAGAGAATCGGTGTTCGTCTCTCGCCCAACGGTGCGTTCAACGGAATGGGCTCGCCCGACTATCGCGAGCAGTTCACCTACGTTGCTCAGCAATTGAACCAATACCGATTGGCTTACTTACACGTGATGGATGGGACCGGTTTTGGTTTCCACGGATTGGGTGAACCGATGACGCTAACGGAGTTTCGCCAGGTGTTCGACGGACCCTTGATGGGGAACGTCGCCTATACTCGCGAGTCAGGCGAACAGGCCATTGACCGGGGTGAAGCCGACTTGATTGCCTATGGTCGTCCCTTCATCAGCAACCCCGACCTGGTCCGGCGCTTCGCCGAAGAGGCGCCTCTCAATCCGGAAGCGGATATGCGGACCTGGTATTCACCGATCGGTGCGGAAGGATACATCGACTTCCCAACGCTCGAATCGGTTTAG
- a CDS encoding DUF1559 domain-containing protein, with amino-acid sequence MLALGFVLRWFSQGSPWRPQVRRASRDALPGFTLVELLVVIAIIGVLIAMLLPAVQQAREAARRMQCTNHMKQFGLAIHNFHDAQGGMPPASTGNTGLTLWAVILPYLEQDNLANQLDMEASGATDGCTNASHIGATAATATAANYTALRNSRIDLYTCPSRRSASDAVNSRNVPAGDYAIIIAGTQKWLFWNNPNSQLQALRVAITSDDKNLINISNGVVMSVVDYPNKGWRPRDTFARVGDGLSNTLVVGEKHITINYVNKCCRNNHGPEGRDGYIYWNRSNGPGGYGEYWVAGSVNLGLARSPREGEGLDVNTAPALGSWHPGVSNFLAADGSVRATAVTIDPSVLIAMGTANTGEVLSTP; translated from the coding sequence ATGCTTGCTCTCGGTTTCGTGCTTCGTTGGTTTTCCCAGGGTTCACCCTGGCGGCCGCAGGTTCGTCGGGCATCTCGCGATGCGCTGCCGGGATTCACGCTGGTCGAACTGCTCGTCGTGATCGCCATTATCGGTGTGCTGATTGCCATGCTTCTGCCAGCGGTGCAGCAGGCACGCGAAGCTGCCCGGCGGATGCAGTGCACCAATCACATGAAACAGTTCGGCTTGGCGATCCATAACTTCCATGATGCGCAAGGAGGGATGCCGCCGGCCTCGACCGGCAATACGGGGCTTACCCTCTGGGCGGTGATTCTTCCGTACCTGGAACAAGACAACCTCGCCAATCAACTCGACATGGAAGCTTCCGGTGCGACCGATGGTTGTACGAATGCTTCTCACATTGGCGCGACCGCCGCGACCGCCACCGCGGCGAACTATACCGCGCTGCGAAATTCGCGGATCGACCTTTATACATGCCCTTCGCGGAGGTCCGCTTCCGATGCGGTCAACAGCCGCAATGTGCCTGCGGGAGACTACGCCATCATTATCGCTGGTACCCAGAAGTGGCTTTTCTGGAACAATCCGAATTCGCAGCTGCAAGCCTTGCGGGTAGCGATCACCTCGGACGACAAGAACTTGATCAACATCTCGAACGGCGTGGTCATGTCGGTTGTCGATTATCCGAACAAAGGATGGCGGCCTCGTGATACGTTTGCTCGCGTAGGGGACGGACTGAGCAACACGCTGGTGGTTGGCGAGAAGCACATCACCATCAACTACGTGAACAAGTGTTGCCGCAACAATCATGGCCCCGAAGGACGCGACGGCTACATCTATTGGAATCGCAGCAACGGCCCTGGGGGCTACGGTGAATATTGGGTCGCCGGTTCGGTCAACTTGGGCCTGGCCCGTTCACCGCGCGAAGGAGAAGGCCTGGATGTGAATACGGCCCCGGCCCTGGGTAGTTGGCACCCCGGCGTCAGCAATTTCCTGGCTGCCGACGGCTCGGTTCGCGCCACCGCCGTGACGATTGATCCCAGCGTTCTGATTGCGATGGGAACCGCAAACACTGGAGAGGTCCTCAGCACGCCATGA
- a CDS encoding DUF1559 domain-containing protein → MVRATQSRSPRCGFTLVELLVVIAIIGVLIALLLPAVQQAREAARRMTCSNKLRQVGIALHNYHDTYGKLPPGRVSTNRISWQVQILPQIEQNALFESIATSGAFNQPWENVAAMTNTGSPPLAKTIVDAYLCPSDIGDGINERLGTSPNQFGKSNYVGVFTAYYNPTDPTATNNAGGTDRDATFYDNSKVKFADITDGLSNTVIVAERRTGKSSGPAGSLWVGNHVGFGGAITVWEFQIRLRMERVSNDTDYNINGNSVYNPSSNHPGGAQFLNGDASVVFLPETINLRTQAALGTIDGGEIIPEY, encoded by the coding sequence ATGGTCCGTGCCACGCAGTCCCGTTCGCCCCGATGTGGTTTCACCCTGGTGGAATTGCTGGTGGTCATTGCCATCATTGGCGTTTTGATTGCGTTACTTCTCCCCGCCGTACAACAAGCTCGCGAAGCAGCTCGTCGGATGACTTGCAGCAATAAGTTGCGCCAAGTCGGGATCGCTTTGCACAACTATCACGACACGTACGGAAAACTGCCTCCCGGTCGCGTGTCGACGAACCGGATCAGCTGGCAGGTTCAGATTCTGCCGCAGATCGAACAGAACGCCCTATTCGAATCGATTGCCACTAGCGGTGCATTTAATCAGCCTTGGGAAAACGTCGCCGCGATGACCAACACCGGCAGCCCTCCGCTGGCCAAAACGATCGTTGATGCGTACCTCTGCCCCTCGGATATCGGCGACGGCATCAACGAACGTCTCGGCACCTCGCCCAACCAGTTTGGCAAGTCGAACTACGTGGGAGTCTTCACGGCGTACTATAACCCCACCGATCCCACCGCGACCAACAACGCCGGCGGTACCGACCGCGACGCGACTTTTTACGACAATTCGAAGGTCAAGTTCGCCGATATTACCGACGGCCTCAGCAACACGGTCATCGTCGCCGAACGCCGCACCGGTAAGTCGTCGGGCCCGGCTGGTTCGCTCTGGGTTGGTAACCACGTTGGTTTTGGTGGTGCGATTACCGTGTGGGAATTTCAGATTCGCCTGCGGATGGAGCGAGTTTCCAACGATACCGACTACAACATCAACGGTAACTCGGTCTACAACCCAAGCAGCAACCACCCAGGCGGCGCTCAGTTCCTCAACGGCGACGCCAGCGTGGTCTTCCTGCCGGAGACGATCAACCTGCGCACTCAGGCCGCATTGGGCACCATCGATGGTGGTGAAATCATTCCCGAGTATTAA
- a CDS encoding carboxypeptidase-like regulatory domain-containing protein: MSASMKLPYALSRRLAATALASIALIGLVGCGSGSGVAPVSGTVTLDGEPLANALVSFYPQEEGKRFSTGTTDASGHYELVYTNDQQGAAIGRHTVKITTATVQGEGGPAKPPKEKLPAKYNDQSELVVEVASGSNSNTDFDLQSK, from the coding sequence ATGAGCGCTTCGATGAAACTCCCTTATGCATTGTCTCGTCGCCTGGCAGCAACCGCCTTGGCCTCGATTGCGTTGATCGGGCTGGTTGGTTGTGGATCCGGATCAGGCGTTGCTCCTGTTTCCGGTACCGTGACGCTCGACGGAGAACCATTGGCCAATGCCCTGGTCTCCTTTTATCCGCAAGAAGAAGGCAAGCGATTTTCGACCGGCACCACCGATGCCAGTGGCCACTATGAACTGGTCTACACCAATGACCAACAAGGCGCCGCCATTGGCAGACACACGGTCAAAATCACGACGGCTACCGTCCAGGGCGAAGGAGGACCCGCCAAGCCGCCCAAAGAAAAACTGCCTGCCAAGTACAACGATCAGTCCGAGCTAGTTGTCGAGGTTGCTTCCGGCTCGAACAGCAACACCGACTTCGATCTGCAATCGAAGTAA
- a CDS encoding DUF1559 domain-containing protein — translation MKNLQRPRGFTLVELLVVIAIIGVLIALLLPAVQQAREAARRMTCSNKLKQIGIALHNYHDTFGTLPPGIVTSNQICWLTQILPQIEQSALFDQIGAVGGFDEPWEDVAEMVSTGNVPLAKTEIDGYICPSDTGDGINKRLGSSPNQFGKSNYIGVFTAYYNPTNATATNGSGGSDREATFFDNSSTEFSDITDGLSNTIIVAERAERKGSGPTGSLWIGYHNDFGGSISGGISQFQVRLRMERSSNDTDYNINGNSNYNPSSNHPGGAQFLRGDASVVFLPETINLRTQAALGTIDGGEVIGEY, via the coding sequence ATGAAGAATCTCCAGAGGCCGCGCGGCTTCACCCTCGTCGAATTGTTAGTGGTTATCGCTATTATTGGTGTCTTGATTGCTCTTTTGTTGCCGGCTGTTCAGCAGGCCCGCGAGGCGGCTCGCCGGATGACCTGCAGTAATAAACTCAAACAAATCGGAATTGCCCTACACAACTACCACGATACCTTTGGCACGCTGCCACCGGGGATCGTAACCAGCAACCAAATCTGTTGGCTGACCCAGATCTTGCCGCAAATTGAACAGTCCGCACTTTTTGATCAAATCGGAGCTGTGGGTGGATTCGACGAGCCGTGGGAAGACGTCGCAGAGATGGTCAGCACCGGCAATGTTCCGCTGGCGAAAACCGAAATCGATGGCTATATCTGCCCATCGGATACCGGCGACGGGATTAACAAGCGGCTTGGTAGTTCGCCCAATCAGTTCGGCAAATCGAACTACATCGGTGTCTTCACGGCCTATTACAACCCGACCAACGCCACCGCAACCAACGGGAGCGGCGGAAGCGACCGCGAGGCGACCTTTTTCGATAACTCATCGACCGAGTTCAGCGATATCACCGACGGTCTGAGTAACACGATCATCGTCGCCGAGCGGGCCGAACGAAAAGGCTCTGGGCCGACCGGTTCGCTGTGGATCGGTTACCACAACGACTTTGGCGGTTCTATCTCGGGCGGCATCTCGCAATTCCAGGTTCGTCTGCGGATGGAGCGATCGTCCAACGATACCGACTACAACATCAACGGTAACAGCAATTACAACCCCAGCAGTAATCACCCCGGCGGCGCCCAGTTTCTCCGTGGCGACGCCAGTGTCGTCTTCCTGCCGGAAACCATCAATCTGCGGACCCAGGCCGCCCTGGGAACGATCGATGGTGGCGAAGTGATTGGCGAATATTAG
- a CDS encoding RNA polymerase sigma factor: protein MLVSHAGKTIPVAPPGGEKMQESDVVRVLLEARIRLTVPIWSIVRESQAVEDIFQEVVLRALRQREQINDEGHLLAWSRTTAKNLAVDWLRQRGKSQVMDGGAMDRIWSISDEQAKGLSDRKDALRLCLKKMPERNREMIQLRYGEGLSCIEVAKQIGASLDAVYKRLSRAHRDLRRCVEGTLYGEITQ from the coding sequence TTGCTGGTCAGCCATGCCGGCAAGACCATTCCAGTAGCGCCGCCAGGCGGAGAGAAAATGCAAGAGAGCGACGTTGTACGTGTCTTGCTCGAGGCACGCATTCGATTGACCGTCCCTATCTGGTCGATCGTGCGCGAATCTCAAGCCGTCGAGGACATCTTCCAGGAGGTTGTCCTGCGGGCGCTTCGGCAGCGGGAACAAATCAACGACGAGGGACACTTGCTGGCTTGGTCTCGTACCACGGCCAAGAACCTGGCGGTCGACTGGCTGCGGCAGCGCGGCAAGTCGCAGGTCATGGATGGTGGAGCAATGGACCGCATCTGGTCCATCTCGGACGAACAAGCCAAGGGGCTGTCCGATCGGAAGGACGCGTTGCGGTTGTGCTTGAAGAAGATGCCTGAGCGCAACCGAGAGATGATTCAATTGCGGTATGGGGAAGGGCTGAGCTGCATCGAAGTGGCGAAGCAAATCGGAGCCTCGCTCGACGCGGTCTATAAACGCCTGTCGCGTGCGCACCGGGACCTCAGACGCTGTGTCGAAGGGACGCTGTACGGGGAGATTACGCAGTGA